The proteins below are encoded in one region of Oncorhynchus gorbuscha isolate QuinsamMale2020 ecotype Even-year linkage group LG01, OgorEven_v1.0, whole genome shotgun sequence:
- the LOC124018935 gene encoding CD276 antigen homolog isoform X3 gives MNCAWIVSVREVHASVVDSSQMSSHPIIEILGKSIMLPCRLNSSAPVVPARLTLYWTARLKHQKEEQVVHALHNGEENNDPQFPVYKNRTQIFKDQLSSGNFSLLLKDLRVEDDLATFFLFYHQEDGDYNTLNQNKETCLTTVKVAKSYHKPIVTVNYEEWKAECTSQGGYPKPRLTWTNQNGLLVPEVPQIVQDAGSGTWNISSTVNITENQTVTCAIFNPSLKETLNTTRSTGGEQEGLSIGIKAGIGVLAVAVIGSALVLVCWKKHATEWRPIHRR, from the exons ATGAACTGTGCATGGATAGTTTCTGTAAGGGAGGTACACGCTTCAG TTGTGGACTCATCTCAGATGTCGAGCCATCCCATCATTGAGATTCTTGGAAAGTCCATCATGTTGCCTTGCAGGCTGAATTCATCTGCACCAGTTGTCCCAGCAAGACTCACACTCTACTGGACAGCAAGACTCAAGCACCAGAAGGAGGAGCAAGTGGTCCATGCCTTACACAACGGAGAAGAGAACAACGACCCCCAATTTCCAGTCTATAAAAACAGGACGCAAATCTTCAAGGACCAGCTTTCTTCTGGGAATTTCTCCCTCTTGCTCAAAGATTTAAGGGTTGAAGATGACCTCGCAACCTTTTTCCTCTTTTATCATCAAGAGGATGGAGATTACAACACACTTAACCAAAACAAAGAGACGTGCTTGACCACTGTGAAAGTAGCAA AAAGCTACCATAAACCCATTGTGACAGTGAACTATGAAGAATGGAAGGCAGAATGCACTTCTCAGGGAGGCTACCCTAAACCTAGACTGACCTGGACCAATCAGAACGGCTTACTAGTCCCCGAGGTTCCTCAGATTGTTCAGGATGCAGGAAGTGGAACATGGAACATTTCCAGCACGGTGAACATCACAGAGAATCAGACTGTGACATGCGCCATCTTCAACCCGTCTCTGAAAGAGACCTTGAACACCACAAGATCAACAG GCGGGGAGCAGGAGGGCCTCTCGATCGGTATAAAAGCAGGGATTGGTGTTCTGGCTGTTGCCGTGATTGGGTCTGCACTGGTGTTAGTTTGCTGGAAAA AGCATGCAACGGAATGGCGGCCGATACACAGGAGATGA
- the LOC124018935 gene encoding CD276 antigen homolog isoform X1 has protein sequence MDKDTTFKEEPHWRDTMYLIQPSSHLGAGGNTVDLVDSSQMSSHPIIEILGKSIMLPCRLNSSAPVVPARLTLYWTARLKHQKEEQVVHALHNGEENNDPQFPVYKNRTQIFKDQLSSGNFSLLLKDLRVEDDLATFFLFYHQEDGDYNTLNQNKETCLTTVKVAKSYHKPIVTVNYEEWKAECTSQGGYPKPRLTWTNQNGLLVPEVPQIVQDAGSGTWNISSTVNITENQTVTCAIFNPSLKETLNTTRSTGGEQEGLSIGIKAGIGVLAVAVIGSALVLVCWKKHATEWRPIHRR, from the exons ATGGATAAAGATACCACATTTAAGGAGGAGCCACACTGGAGAGACACCATGTATCTCATTCAACCTTCCTCCCACTTAGGAGCAGGTGGGAACACGGTAGACC TTGTGGACTCATCTCAGATGTCGAGCCATCCCATCATTGAGATTCTTGGAAAGTCCATCATGTTGCCTTGCAGGCTGAATTCATCTGCACCAGTTGTCCCAGCAAGACTCACACTCTACTGGACAGCAAGACTCAAGCACCAGAAGGAGGAGCAAGTGGTCCATGCCTTACACAACGGAGAAGAGAACAACGACCCCCAATTTCCAGTCTATAAAAACAGGACGCAAATCTTCAAGGACCAGCTTTCTTCTGGGAATTTCTCCCTCTTGCTCAAAGATTTAAGGGTTGAAGATGACCTCGCAACCTTTTTCCTCTTTTATCATCAAGAGGATGGAGATTACAACACACTTAACCAAAACAAAGAGACGTGCTTGACCACTGTGAAAGTAGCAA AAAGCTACCATAAACCCATTGTGACAGTGAACTATGAAGAATGGAAGGCAGAATGCACTTCTCAGGGAGGCTACCCTAAACCTAGACTGACCTGGACCAATCAGAACGGCTTACTAGTCCCCGAGGTTCCTCAGATTGTTCAGGATGCAGGAAGTGGAACATGGAACATTTCCAGCACGGTGAACATCACAGAGAATCAGACTGTGACATGCGCCATCTTCAACCCGTCTCTGAAAGAGACCTTGAACACCACAAGATCAACAG GCGGGGAGCAGGAGGGCCTCTCGATCGGTATAAAAGCAGGGATTGGTGTTCTGGCTGTTGCCGTGATTGGGTCTGCACTGGTGTTAGTTTGCTGGAAAA AGCATGCAACGGAATGGCGGCCGATACACAGGAGATGA
- the LOC124018935 gene encoding CD276 antigen homolog isoform X4 has protein sequence MARLISICIWLLSVVDSSQMSSHPIIEILGKSIMLPCRLNSSAPVVPARLTLYWTARLKHQKEEQVVHALHNGEENNDPQFPVYKNRTQIFKDQLSSGNFSLLLKDLRVEDDLATFFLFYHQEDGDYNTLNQNKETCLTTVKVAKSYHKPIVTVNYEEWKAECTSQGGYPKPRLTWTNQNGLLVPEVPQIVQDAGSGTWNISSTVNITENQTVTCAIFNPSLKETLNTTRSTGGEQEGLSIGIKAGIGVLAVAVIGSALVLVCWKKHATEWRPIHRR, from the exons ATGGCCAGACTAATATCTATTTGTATTTGGCTGTTATCTG TTGTGGACTCATCTCAGATGTCGAGCCATCCCATCATTGAGATTCTTGGAAAGTCCATCATGTTGCCTTGCAGGCTGAATTCATCTGCACCAGTTGTCCCAGCAAGACTCACACTCTACTGGACAGCAAGACTCAAGCACCAGAAGGAGGAGCAAGTGGTCCATGCCTTACACAACGGAGAAGAGAACAACGACCCCCAATTTCCAGTCTATAAAAACAGGACGCAAATCTTCAAGGACCAGCTTTCTTCTGGGAATTTCTCCCTCTTGCTCAAAGATTTAAGGGTTGAAGATGACCTCGCAACCTTTTTCCTCTTTTATCATCAAGAGGATGGAGATTACAACACACTTAACCAAAACAAAGAGACGTGCTTGACCACTGTGAAAGTAGCAA AAAGCTACCATAAACCCATTGTGACAGTGAACTATGAAGAATGGAAGGCAGAATGCACTTCTCAGGGAGGCTACCCTAAACCTAGACTGACCTGGACCAATCAGAACGGCTTACTAGTCCCCGAGGTTCCTCAGATTGTTCAGGATGCAGGAAGTGGAACATGGAACATTTCCAGCACGGTGAACATCACAGAGAATCAGACTGTGACATGCGCCATCTTCAACCCGTCTCTGAAAGAGACCTTGAACACCACAAGATCAACAG GCGGGGAGCAGGAGGGCCTCTCGATCGGTATAAAAGCAGGGATTGGTGTTCTGGCTGTTGCCGTGATTGGGTCTGCACTGGTGTTAGTTTGCTGGAAAA AGCATGCAACGGAATGGCGGCCGATACACAGGAGATGA
- the LOC124018935 gene encoding CD276 antigen homolog isoform X2, whose amino-acid sequence MDKDTTFKEEPHWRDTMYLIQPSSHLGAVVDSSQMSSHPIIEILGKSIMLPCRLNSSAPVVPARLTLYWTARLKHQKEEQVVHALHNGEENNDPQFPVYKNRTQIFKDQLSSGNFSLLLKDLRVEDDLATFFLFYHQEDGDYNTLNQNKETCLTTVKVAKSYHKPIVTVNYEEWKAECTSQGGYPKPRLTWTNQNGLLVPEVPQIVQDAGSGTWNISSTVNITENQTVTCAIFNPSLKETLNTTRSTGGEQEGLSIGIKAGIGVLAVAVIGSALVLVCWKKHATEWRPIHRR is encoded by the exons ATGGATAAAGATACCACATTTAAGGAGGAGCCACACTGGAGAGACACCATGTATCTCATTCAACCTTCCTCCCACTTAGGAGCAG TTGTGGACTCATCTCAGATGTCGAGCCATCCCATCATTGAGATTCTTGGAAAGTCCATCATGTTGCCTTGCAGGCTGAATTCATCTGCACCAGTTGTCCCAGCAAGACTCACACTCTACTGGACAGCAAGACTCAAGCACCAGAAGGAGGAGCAAGTGGTCCATGCCTTACACAACGGAGAAGAGAACAACGACCCCCAATTTCCAGTCTATAAAAACAGGACGCAAATCTTCAAGGACCAGCTTTCTTCTGGGAATTTCTCCCTCTTGCTCAAAGATTTAAGGGTTGAAGATGACCTCGCAACCTTTTTCCTCTTTTATCATCAAGAGGATGGAGATTACAACACACTTAACCAAAACAAAGAGACGTGCTTGACCACTGTGAAAGTAGCAA AAAGCTACCATAAACCCATTGTGACAGTGAACTATGAAGAATGGAAGGCAGAATGCACTTCTCAGGGAGGCTACCCTAAACCTAGACTGACCTGGACCAATCAGAACGGCTTACTAGTCCCCGAGGTTCCTCAGATTGTTCAGGATGCAGGAAGTGGAACATGGAACATTTCCAGCACGGTGAACATCACAGAGAATCAGACTGTGACATGCGCCATCTTCAACCCGTCTCTGAAAGAGACCTTGAACACCACAAGATCAACAG GCGGGGAGCAGGAGGGCCTCTCGATCGGTATAAAAGCAGGGATTGGTGTTCTGGCTGTTGCCGTGATTGGGTCTGCACTGGTGTTAGTTTGCTGGAAAA AGCATGCAACGGAATGGCGGCCGATACACAGGAGATGA